Proteins co-encoded in one Afipia sp. P52-10 genomic window:
- a CDS encoding SDR family NAD(P)-dependent oxidoreductase: MSRLENKVALVTGGSRGMGAAIARRLAKDGANVAVTYVRAADKGRGTVAEIERAGRRGLAIAADNTDPKAVQAAVEQTAATFGRLDILVNNAGIFVAKPIDALTLEEYDETLAVNVKSVFVASQAAARHMREGGRIITIGSNLAARVPGAGLSLYSLSKAALVGLTKGLARDLGPRGITANIVQPGSTDTDMNPANGDHADAQRSLMAIPRFAEPGDIASIVAWLASEESRFATGAAFTLDGGANV, from the coding sequence ATGTCTCGTCTCGAAAACAAGGTTGCACTGGTCACTGGCGGTAGCCGCGGCATGGGGGCGGCAATCGCCCGGCGGCTGGCGAAGGATGGTGCCAATGTCGCGGTGACCTATGTGCGTGCTGCGGACAAAGGGCGTGGAACGGTCGCCGAGATCGAGCGCGCCGGCCGGCGGGGTCTGGCGATCGCGGCCGACAACACCGATCCCAAGGCGGTGCAGGCTGCGGTGGAGCAGACCGCGGCGACCTTCGGCAGGCTCGATATCCTGGTGAACAACGCAGGCATCTTCGTCGCCAAGCCGATCGATGCGCTGACGCTGGAGGAGTACGACGAGACGCTCGCGGTCAACGTGAAGTCCGTGTTCGTCGCATCGCAGGCGGCCGCACGGCACATGCGTGAAGGTGGCCGCATCATCACCATCGGCAGCAATCTCGCCGCACGCGTGCCGGGCGCAGGGCTCAGCCTTTACAGCCTGAGCAAGGCGGCGCTGGTCGGTCTCACCAAGGGCCTTGCGCGCGATCTCGGACCGCGCGGCATCACGGCCAACATCGTCCAGCCGGGCTCGACCGACACCGACATGAATCCGGCCAATGGCGATCACGCGGATGCGCAGCGCAGCCTGATGGCGATTCCGCGCTTCGCCGAACCCGGCGACATCGCCAGCATCGTCGCTTGGCTCGCAAGCGAGGAGAGTCGCTTTGCCACCGGCGCGGCCTTCACCCTGGACGGCGGCGCCAACGTATGA